The sequence below is a genomic window from Sphingobacterium sp. ML3W.
ACTGGAGCAGATCTACCTTGATTATATGAACAATTAAATAGTAAAATGATGAAACAGATCATATCAAACGAATGGAAATCGTTGCTCAGGGTGAAGGCTTTTTCTTATCTGACCTATTTCTTTATCATGAGCTTAGGAGTTGTTTCCTGGCTGGGAACAGTACAGAACAAGGAGCAAGATGTACAGCAAAAAAAAGCTACTGAACATGTTCGTGCGCAATGGGAAAACATTAAACAAATGAACACACATAGTGCAGCTCATTTTGGTTCGTATGCGTTTAAACCTGTTACTCCTTTGAGTAGTATGGATGATGGTGTAAGTGCGAGTACAGGAAATGTAATTCGTTTGGAAGCTCATGTCCAGAATGAAACTGCATATTCGGAGGCTTCACAATCTCTCAGCATTTCAAAATTCGGAAAGCTTAAACCATCACTAATTCTGCAATTTGTCATCCCCTTATTTCTGATCTTTCTAGCCTTTAATTCAGTAAGCAAAGAAAAAGAACAGGGAAGATTGAAACTGCTGGTCTTACAGGGAGCCAGCCTGCCCAAATTGGTTGTAGCAAAAACCATCGGCGTCTGGACGTATGGAGTTTTATTACTGCTGTTTACCCTGGTGGTCCAGATCCTGCTGAACCTCCAAAGTATTTCGGTAGACTATTTTTGGAGATTATCTTTATTGTTCTTCTCCTACTGCGCCTACTATTATGTGGTTACGGCATTAACCGTTTATTTTTCGGCCAGATTAGCAAATAATACAGCTGCTCTTTCTTCCATGATTGCCGTATGGCTGCTATGGACCATCTTCCTGCCTAAAATATGGGGTAATTCGGTAGAGAAAATATATCCCCTGCCCAGCCGTGAGGAGTTTAAAGCTTTAATGGCTCAAGATCGTTCCCAAGGCATTGACGGTCATAATCCTTCCGATAAAAGAGGAAAGGCATTCGAGGAAAAAATACTGGCGCAGTACAAGATGGATAGTTTATCCCAACTTCCCGTCAACTTCGATGGCATGCGCATGCAACAGGACGAGGAATACGGAAATATGGTATGGGACAGGCATTTTGGGAACAAATATAAGGTGCTGGAAAAACAAAAAAAAACCTATCAATATTCCGGTATTATCAATCCCTTTGCCTCTTTACAGGATGCCAGTATGGGATTCAGCGGCAGTGACATGTTACATTTTGTGAATTTCCAATTGCAGGCAGAACACTACCGTAGGATTCTGATCAAAACCCTCAATGACAAACAGACTTATGGAGGTTCAAAAACCGGGGACTGGGGCTGGAAAGAAAACAATGATTTTTACCGGTCGGTAAAGGATTTTGAATATCGGACGCCGGTATTAAAGGAGGTTTGGTCCAGCTATAGTCTTAATCTTCTGACATTGGCACTATGGGTCGTTTTTACCACCATATTGATCATTTTTGGTTCTAAAAAAACAACTATATTATGAAAATCAGTCAGCACATAAAATTCGAAATTTTACATTTTTCAAGAAGCAGATTCAAGGTTATCTCATTGTTTCTGTTTCTTATTGCCGCCGTTTACGGGTTGCAGAGCGGATGGGAACTGTTTCAAAAACAGACACGGCAAATAACAGCCATTGAAAGCAAAAATGCCCAGAGCGTGCGTGATGTTCTAAACTGGTACGATACCCAAAAGAAAGGTCCGGAGGAAAAATACTGGATCGATATTACAACGCCTTATTGGGCAAGTATGTACGCACCGATTACTGTTTTGAAGAAACCTTCCACGTTATTGCCCTTCAGTATAGGCCAGACAGAACAGTACGGATATTACAAGAATGTCAACATCAGAAGCTCGGTATTTGATGCAGACCTGGCCGAAGAAATTTCCAATCCTGAACGATTGAGTGTAGGGACATTGGATTTCGGTTTTGTAGTGATTTATTTATTACCGTTATTGATTATCATCTTATTATTTAATGTTGGTGGACTGGAGAAAGATCTTGATTTTTACCGTTTGATAGAGGTGCAGCAGGGAGCTTCGTCCCGATGGCTTATCGCTCGATATGCATTTTATTACGGTTTATTAGGATTGTTGCTATTACTGGTAGCACTTCCTTATGCATATATGAGTGGAGCATTGTACCAACAAGCTTTTCAGTTTTTTTTATTACCTATTTTGCTGTACGGATATATGTTGCTTTGGTTTGTTATTTACTATCTAGTGAATAGAGAAGGTAAAGGAAGTGCGAGCCAAGCGATAAAGATGGTTTCTGTATGGGTGATGCTGAGTGTCATTCTTCCTGGTTCTATTCACCAATTTGCTTCATTGAAGTATCCTATGACTTACCTTACCGATTTTTTAGAAGCCAATAGGGATGAACTATACAAACTGCAGGACACACCACCGGAAAAAGTTACCCAAAATCTTTTTACAGCATATCCAGAATTGGCAAAAACAAAATCTGCAATGGAAGACAGTATCCCAGATAAAAATATCATTGGAAATTCATTGGATGCTTTGATCAATATATCAAGTAAACAAGCTGCAAAACGGGAAGAAAAATATAATGAAACCAAGAACGGTTTTATTAAAAGCACCTATTTGATAAACCCTGTGTTATTTTTTCAAAATACGCTTAATGCCCTATGTGGTACAGATTATTATGCATATCAACAGTTCAGAAGTGAAATCCAAACCGCTATCGATAAAAAAGCAGGTACTCTTTTATTCGATACCTGGAATAAGGAGGTCATAAATAAAGAAAATTACCTGAAATATCTGAGCGTGGAATAATTATCTGAATAATATTAAACTGCATTATGTACGGATGATTCAACTTGATAATTCTTGATGAAAGTTGCTTTATGAAAAGAAAATAGGCCAGATGAATTTATAAAATAGGAAAAGTCTGTCGTATCGGTGATAGCCATGCTTTTCCTTTGCATCATTTGAAATTTAATTTTATTCCAAGGAGCTAAAATTTTGCTGTAATCCTCATTGTTAATAAAGAATAAACGCGTCCTCTTGATTTATCCTTTAACAGTGAGTGTTTTTTACTTCCGGTGAGTAATGACTTTTTGCTTCAGCTGGGGTAATGTTTTAGTTGAAAAATTTGTATTAATATGCTATTATTGCTTTTCAATTCCGATTTGTTTTTGTAATTTGACTTCATTGAAAAAGCATCGGCTACGTTTGGTCGAAAATTGAACTAAAGTAAAGTTCCCTTTAGCCCGTGTTTCGCCAATACTTTTCCCTTTGCAGTTATTTTTTGGATACAGTCCAACAGATAAACCACAATAGCGGAACCATTAAGGCTTATGTATAGCGAAAGAATAATAATTAAATAAATATAAAGAAATGACAAGTAAATTTTTGACAATTGCAATGGTGATTTCAGTTTTATTAACTGCCTGTAAACAAGGATCAAAGGAAGAAAAAACGGGTAGCACAAAAACAGAACAAGTGACAGCTACGCCTAATGACATCGCTACCCAATCACTAGCTGACAAAGAAGGCAATAAACTTGCAATGTCTTTTGACAATGTCAAAGACATTGCAACAATAACAATTAATGGAGAAACAGCGGAACTTGTTAGCCAAAAACCTGCATCTGGCATTTGGTATAAGAATGACCACTATGAATTGAGAGGTAAAGGGAACGACATCCAGCTAGTGAAAGACGGAAAGGTAATTTTTGAACATCAGGACGATAAGGTCGAAATTGAAGTAAAGAATGACAGAGGCGATGTTTTAAATATGACCTTCAACAACACAGACGGAACTGTTAAAACCTATCTGAACGGAGGGGAACAAATTGATTTAGTAGCGCAAAAAGCTGCTTCCGGAATATGGTATAAAAACGACGATTACGAATTATCTGGCAAGGGTGATAAGTATGAATTATTAAAAGATGGAAAAACAGTATTCAAAAATTAAAACTACTTCGAATAACCAAGCTTTAGTTTTGTTCGCAGAACAAGATAATAAAACCTGTTGAACAAAACCTTCGAGAACTTTTCTTCTATTTTTTTTGCGAAGGAGTTGTCAGTTTTAGAGTTTAGTAGAGCAAAGCAGTATTTTTGAAATACTGCTTTTTTTGTCGTGGTAACGTGATTTTTAAGGCATCAACAACTCTTCTTTTTGCTCATAGAATACAAAAACCCCTACCTGCAAACTTATTTAATAGGGGAATTTTAGAATAAGGCTAAAAATCCTGCGACGTTTCACGCTATCAGAAATGAGGGCTGCCGTTGCAGTTTTTTACCATCTACTCTAAATAAACTGACAGTCATTGGATTTAGTATCGATTAATTTCTTTTAAAAAAGAAGGGAACTAGGTTGTCATCCTAGTTCCCTTAGCTACTAATTAGGAGACTCTTTTTCAAACCATCTTTGAAGTTTTACGTGTTGATAAACGCTATTGCCTCGCAAGGGACAATCTTGCATAGTAACTTCATTATGGAACCGTGAGCAGCTAATATTAGATTACTAAGTTCTTTAGGAACAATATTGCGCTCTTCAAAATAAAGATGTATGATTTCATTTTGTTCAGTGGTTTTTACTTGAAATATCAAAAAATAACTATATAGAAGTTTATGAGGCGTAAGTTCCATAAAAGATGACGATTTAGCAATAGTGCTAATTCCATTTAGCATCCACTATTTTTTCTTGTAAAGTGAAAAACAAATCGAATAAACTTTTGAGTCTGTACTCCTTTTACTTATCAGGTTTATTTCAATGAAACTGGTGGGACTTTCATCATTTATATCAATTATTTTTTCTATTATACCTAATTTGATTCAAGAAACATAATAAATGCCTAACTCAACAGTCCTTTTAACAATAAACTTAAAAACAAGAACAAAAAAAATGATATTGAGAAGTTATTCTCTCAATATCATTTAATTTCTTTATATCTGTAATATATTTTAAAACAGAATAATGAAATTTACATCCAATAACTTCCACTTTCAAAGGGAGTATCTACCGCCTCTTCCCAATCAGCTTCAGCTTCTTCAACAGAGACATTAAATTCATTCGCTATATCGGAAATAAATTGATCAAAATCATCACCAGAAGGACGTTCAGCAAATACTCTAACAGGAATTTTAAGATTTAAATCTTGGGTGGCTAAAAAGGCATTACTTGGTGCATTAAATGGAGATGGATTTCCGTTTTGATCTAACTTATTGCCTTTCATTATATGAACCAAAATAACATTCAAATCAAATTGGGTGTAAGATTGATTAACAAAAAAGTAACCTTTTAAACCTATTGGATCCTTGCTGCCCCGTAAGACAACACCGTTATGTGTGAACATACCATCCTCAGGATTAGTATCACGATATACATAGTCTAAAATTGTACTGGCAGCAGGAAAATCAATATCCGTATCGATTTTCTTGGCATTTTTTGATAGAAAAAAATGTTGATGAATCGGTGCATTTTTCTCGGTTGTGAATTCAGAATTCATACGTTCTCCTTTTTTATTAAAATAAATAATTTCCAAAGCATAGATTTCATCTTTAATTAACCGAATAGGCACATCTGGCTTAATTAAATTTCCGGTTTCATCGTACTCATAACTGATTTCCTGAACGGATTTGAAATATTTAACGTTGTCATTAATGGGATTTCCATGAAAAGTTGCACCATGCAGATGTCCACGGTGAAATTTAAATGTTACTTTAGCCCAATCATCATGTCCTAAATCTGAGGTTTCATCAGTGGGGGTTACAGGCATATCGTCATCTTTACTGCAAGAGGTTAATCCTAACATAATCATGACTGAGAATGCAAATAAAACGGTTTTAAACAATTGTCGTGTTTTCATAAAAAAAAAATTAAAAATTAAATTGAATGTTCACATTAATACTACGACCTCTATCGTGAACAAAATAGCGGTGTAAATTTAAATAGTCTTTATAAAGGGTATTAAATAGATTATCTATGCTACCAGTAAATCTTAAATTTAGATTTTTGTCAAATGAATATTGTGAGCTAATCGCAATATTAAATATGTTATATGCACTAGGTGTTTGGGTCGATAATTCATAATCGGGATTAAAATTCCTTTTCTTTCCTACCCAATCATGACTAATCTGTATGCTGTTATCATCGAATCTGGCAAAAAATGGAAATTGATAACTTAAGTGATTATGCAATCTTATTGGTGAAATGTTGGGCAGTGAATTTTTAGATTTAACTTCTTCTCCTTGAATCCAAGATAATTTATTTGTGAATTCTAATTTGGGAGTAATGTCTGTAATATGAATTAGATCCAATCCATATATTAAAGCATCTTGTTGCTTGAATTGGAAAATGGCCGCTGGTCCAGAAAAAAGTTGCTTGTATTGATGGGTAGGAATAGCGTAGATGTAATCATTTAGCCTATTGACGAAACCTTGAAGTTCTAAGGTTGTTTCTTTGATTTTATATTTAATGGTATTCATCCATTTTAACCCCTTTTCCGCTTTCATTTTCTTATCACCAACAAAATAAATAGGAATTCCGTGTTGCTTTCCATTAGCATACAATTCATAAGATTCGGGAACGCGCCATCCATAACTTAAAGAAGAATTAAAATCCCACTTTCCAGTAGATAATTTGGTGGCTAACTGAGTAGATAGGGAAGAAAAGTCTTTATTCTCGCCATATGTTTGCCCCAAAAAGTTAATTCCTCGAGCGTTCATTAGTGCCCAATCATAACGTAAGCCAGCGTTTAAGATCCAATGGTTAAGCAGTAAAGTATGATGTGTGTAAATTGATTTTTCTTTGTAAATATAATTAGGCAAAGCAGGCGTTACACCGGTTCCGGGTTGATTGAAATTTTCTTTGTTTCTGATTTGAAAACCAAGCGCTGAATGAAGAAAATTTTTTCTGAATTCTATTTCTGAATTGATATGAGTAGAACTCAATATCATTTCTTGAACAGGAACTGAATTTGATGTACTCCGTCTTATATCAAATTCTTCTCTATGATTTTTTTGATAGGTATATTGCGCTTTTGCAAACCAATGTGGTGCAAGTGTCCATTTGGCAGTTGCATTTGCAATTTGGTGCACACTCTTCTGATAAGGCGCTTGAATATTAAATGAATAAGGATAAGTTAGCAATGGTCTGCCCAACTCAATACGCTCTTCAAATTCTTCAATATTTCCTGTTAGCGCACCAAAATAATTACCTTGTTTGGAATTATAATTAGAATAAAAAGTTTTAATTACTACCTTATTGAGTTCGTATTCTATCTCCGCTTGATAGCTCTCTAGTCTTGTTCCGGAATTGGTTACATTATATTCTGCTGTGTGATAATCCCCATTTTGTGTATTATTACCACTTAAACGCCAACGTAGCCCCTTTATCTGGCTCAAATTTTGGTAAACTTTAAAGTTCCCTCCCCAGCCACCTGTATTACCTAAATAATGGGTTGTTACGGAACCGCTAACCTCTTTGTTAATAGGAATTCTACCTGCATTTACATTTACAACACCTCCCAGTGCATTTGAACCATATTTTACTGTTTCTGCGCCACGTAAAATACTTAAATTATTGGCTAAATCTGCATCAATTTCAGGCGAATGTGCGTCTGCCCAGTCCTGATTTTCTAATTTCACACCATTAATCATATATACTAATCGACTACTGGATAAACCATCTATTATTGGTTTAGAAACATTCGTCCCAGACTTACGAATTTGAACTCCAGATAAGGATTCCAAATGATGTGCTAAATCTTTGCCTGTATTGGTACGATGTATGAAATCACTAACTTTCTGAGGTTGATAAATAGATTTATGCGGATTGATATATTTTAATATAACCTCATCTAATTGTACTACTGTACTATCACTTTGCCCAAATACTGATATATTAACCAATAGTAAAGCAAGGAATAGTATTTTATGATAATGCATTTTTTTTTGTTTTAATTTTAAAGAAGGTTACGGGCTTTGCTGTCAGTAAGATCATTCTCAGCAATTGATATACGCGTATTATGATTATGCTCATTTAAACCATAATTAAATTTGGTCTCGCTTTTGTACAGGTACTGCCCTGGCGAAAATGCGCCCCTTCGATCCATCAATTCCAACGTAACATCATAATGAGACGCTAAAGTAAGCCCACCAAGACGAAGGGTAGTAATATTGTCCATTGCAAATCCAAGCAGACAAAAATTGTCGAACCCTACTCCATAAGAAGAACTTTGTACGGAAGGATCTGACATCAAAATATCGTGAACAGTTATGGCTGATATTCCCCGTATGTTCTTTGCCCCAAAAGTTTGTATTGTCAGCGGTACGTCCATTATATCCTTGCTCTCAAATCCTCCCACGTTTACTTCAAAGGATTCTCTTAGAAGTGCGGTAATAATTACTTCCTGTAATAAGGTTGTTGTATCTTTCGGAATTCCTTGACCGAAAAGAGAAGAGGAGAACGTTGCACTAAAAAAAATGTAGGAGGAAAGAACCACTACCTTTTTTCGTATTGATTTGCGAGGTAAAATATTCTCAAATTCACAAAAACGCTTATTAATAGATTTATTCATATATTTTATGGGCTAATTATTTATATTTGCAATCAATGCAACATTGTTGCAAATATAACGATTATATCCACAAACGCAACATTGTTGCTGTAATAAAATAATAGAAAGATGAAACAAACAAGAAATACAGTAGCTAAGGCGGAAATATTAAGATTTATCAGCCAATCTGAAATTGCTCTATCTCATTCTGAAATACAACATACTCTGAATGGCTTGCGTGATAGGGTTACTACTTACAGAATATTAGATTGACCTCCTCCCAAAAAACTGGAGCATTTAAAAGTAGAGAATTCGGATTTGAATTACTAATTTTAAATAGGAGGAAAAACGATGAAAAGATCGAAGTTTACCGAAGCTCAGATCGCCTTTGCGATCAAGCAGTCTGAGACGGGTACCCGGGTGGAGGAAGTCTGCCGTAAAATGGGTATCAGCGAGGCGACATTCTACAATTGGAAGAAAAAATACGGAGGTCTGGGTATCTCCGAACTTCGAAAACTGCGCCAGCTTGAAGAAGAAAATGCTCAGCTGAAGAAGTTTGTTGCCGATCTGAGTTTGGATAAACAGATGTTGCAGGATGTGTTAAAAAAAACTAAGCATAGCGTCTCATGAATTCCATAGGAAATATACAATAATGAATAAAAGTATTGAGACCTTCTCAACGTAGAAAAATACTGAAGGGATTAGTTGCGGACTATCGGGTTTCATTGCGGAAAGCATGCAAGGTATCACTACTAAGTACTTCTGTTTGGTACTATAAAGCCCACCGTCGCAAAAATCTTCCATTACGCTTAAGGTTACGTAATATAGCCGAAACATGGGTACGTTATGGACTCTGGCGAGTCTATATTCTTTTACGTCGTGAAGGTTGGTCTGACAACCATAAACGTGTATATCGGATCTATAAAGAAGAAGGTCTAGAACTTAAGGAGTAAACGCCCTCGATGCGACAGAGCAGCCTCTCATCGTTCTGAAAGACCTTCGTTTTCCAATTTACATGACTGCTGGAGCATGGAGTTAGCTTCGCTGCTACTTCGTGGTTGTGGCAGACGCACTGTTTGACGGGAAGAAAATCCGTTGCTTAACTATAGTGGATAATTATAGTCGTAAATGCATGGCGATCCATGTTGGACAGGGTATAAAAGGCTATCAGGTTGTAGAAGTTCTGGAAGAATTGAGGTTGTTTAAAGGAGCCAAAACAAAGAAAATTCAAGTGGATAATGGCTCTGAATTGCAAAGCAATCATGAACTCCGAGAAAAACAGACACGAGTGAATAATTTATCTCAAAGGAAATGGATAGGTGGGACTACGAACAAAAAGTTGAACTTGTCTTTTCAAGACCTGGAAAACCTACGGATAATGCGTATATTGAGTCGTTCAATGGGAGCTTTCGTGATGAATGCTTAAACACCAATTGGTTCCTTTCGTTGGAGGTTGCTAAGCAGAAAATTGAAGACTGGAGAGACGAATATAACACTTTCAGACCCCATAGCTGTTTAGGGGATTTAACACCTGAAATGTTTATTGAAAATCAGGTCAAAACAGCAAATTTTTCTACTTTAGAATACTCCTGAAATTGGAATGACGTCATCGTCCTGATGGTCAATACTTCTGTTTGATGGACGACTGATGGACCATTTGTAAAATCCAGCTCTACTCACTTTAAATACTGAACACATCTTCCCAACTAAAAATATACTGCTATGATTCTTTATGAACATGAATATTTGTTGTCGCCCTTGGAGAAGACGCTGATAGCCTTTTTTAAAATGTCGCGCTCCATCTGCGTTTCTCGCAGTTCTTTCTTCAATAATGCCAGCTCTTGTTCAGCTGCACTGAGGATAACTTTACCATTCCCAGGGAAGCTACTGCTTTGTTTAATCGAAAACTCTTTCCGCCAACGGTACAACAATGCAGGACTGACATCTAGTTCTTTGGCCAGTGCACTCAAATCTGTACGGGTATTACTCAGTTCAACACTCATGATCTTGAACTCTTTAGGGTATGCTTTTCTTTCTCGTGACATAATTTCTGTTAAGTTATCAAATTCCCTTAACTTACTGTCTACTCAAAGATAGCAACTCCAAAGTAAGTGTACTCAAATTCGTTTCTTCCTGAATGGAGAAACCTAAAAAGCTCATTTGTCCAGTAATTTTTCCTTGCAAATGGCGCACTTCACCAAAAGCAACATTTATTGCTTTATTATTCCAAGTAAAATTTGTCCAGTTTTTATGTTGATAGATGTATTTTGCCATTGCTTTTTTTATTCTTACGGTGAATAATACAATTAATCTCCGCAATCAAATTGAACACCTTAGATAAATATTATCTTTTTACGTCTAAAAATTGGATTTAGTACGAATACATAATGTCCAGACACTGTCTGGACACCTGACTTGGTTATTTATTTGTAAACTTTTAATCATTGGTGATAAAAACAAAAAAAGCTTTTTGGAACTGAAAATAAAGCGATGAATTTCATTAAATTCAATCATGCAGATATACTTAAGGAATCTGGATTTGCACCAACGCGATGGTACCATTGCGAAGTATGTGACGGGTGGCATATCAGCAGCAGCAAAAAATTGAATTTTGCACCTCCCGAATTACCTGAAATAGCTACTGCCCCAACGATACTACACTTGCCTAATCAATACAAAGGATTGAGAGCTAGAGATAGAAAACCACTCTAAAACCGTCCTAGTTAGCAGCAAGCTTTACCTCTCGACCAAGCAGATTCATCAAAAGCTCTTGGAGCATTTTTTTTGAAACAATATTTCCATCCTGCTTATTATAGCAGATTACAAAAGCTACAAGAAGAAGAGAAAATAGAATACCGTGGCGAAGGTAAATCTGGAGGCTACTGGGTTGTTGATTAAGGAGCATGCTAAATGAAACTATCGGTAGCCGAATATGGGGCTTGAACTTTCCCACAGAAAACAGCTGGAAGAGATGATAAATGCGATCTTAATGAAAGAAAGAAAATAATAATCGGTTGGAATAACCCAAATTATTGACCATATCTTTACAAAAGTCAATAAGCTGAGCTCTTAAGAAAAGCTACTTTTGTACATGTTTAAAAATACTCGATCTGCAATAGTGGTTTTGTTGTTTCTTTTAATACCCGTGAGCAAGAGCTTTTCTCAAATCGGAGTTGGAATAAAATTTGGTGGAAATTTATCCCATGCTGATGGATTATCATTCCACTCATCGAATCGCGTCGGTTTTCAAGCCGGAGGAATAATTAGCTATCATTTTAGACCTAATATGGCTATTCAAGTAGAACCTACATATAACATCAGCCGCATAAGGGCAAATTCTGAAACTGTCGATTACCTTAACGGGATTGCTAAAGGAAACAAGGCACTCCAATTTTTTGATTTCCTTATATTGTTTAAATTGAACGTTACCTCAGGTTTTGCATTGTTGGGTGGTATAGAATTCAATGAACTTCTAAATGAGGATAAATATCATCTGAATAATGGAGAGAGGGCATTTAATAGCGGCTCTCAATTAGGTTACACTTTTGGATTAGAATTGGGAAAATTATATTTTCGATATCGAGCTGTAGAAAGAAAAACCGTGGTATACCGCAATTGGAACACGCTTATTGAGCAATATCAAATTGGCGTAAAATGGATTGTTTTTTAAACAATCCATTTTAGTTAAAATACAGTTTATTATATCGACAAAAGATATTCCTAGAAAAAATTAATGAAGCCAAAAGCGGAATTTGGATAGACTCCTGATTTAAAAAATAAACCTCTTTAACAACAGCATCTCTCGCTGACTTCAAAATACCAACCAACAGCTCAAATTCCTACGGAAGACAATCATTAACTCCATATTTTTTAAATAGCCTTTCAGGTATAGTTTCAGTGGTAAATTTACCTGTACATAGTAAACATGCACAGATTCATAATTGAAATGAGGCCTATGGTCATCTCATTAAGATATAAAAGCAGTAGCGTCCTAAACGTTGAAAAAAGTGGCGGTGTTTTGCTATAGCAAAGTTGCTATATTTAAATCGTCAAATTTTAACACACCGCCATGGTAAATTTAAACGTTTTTAGTCAGATTTTATCACTTATCGACCGCGAATTATTCAAGGTTTTGGTTGCTAAGCACAAGAGTGACAAACATTGTAAAGGGATCAACAGCTGGACGCATCTTGCTAGCATGTTGTTTTGCCATTTTTCTTCTGCAGATTCAGTTCGTGATATCAGTAATGGCTTACGTAGTACGACTGGTAATTTGAACCATTTAGGTGTTGGTAGAGCACCCAGCAAGTCCAATATTTCCTATATCAACAAGCACCGCACCCATGAACTCTTTAAAGATCTGTACTTTTCGCTATTAGATAAGCTATGGCAAAAGGATACCCATTTGCGCAAAGATCTAACGCAATTAAAGCGCAAGGTTTATCTGATGGATGCCAGTATCATCCCTTTATGTTTATCTGTATTTGACTGGGCTAAATTTAGAAGCACCAAAGGTGCTGTAAAACTGCACACTGTGCTGGATTATGATGGATGTCTTCCTGTTTTCATGCAGATTACAGACGGGAAAGTTCATGAAAGCCAGCGTGCGGGTAGCTATAGTTTTTCCAAAGGAAGCGTTGTAGTGGTGGATAGAGGTTATGTGGATTACAACTGGCTCGGGGATTTGGACAGCAGAGGTTGTTATTTTGTTACCAGGAGTAAAACTAACATGAAGTACAACGTTATCAAGTCATACCAGAGTGAAGCACTCCTTGAAAAGGGAATCATTAAAGATGAGATCATTGAGCTTTCTGGTCCATCAGCAGATAGATAC
It includes:
- a CDS encoding IS4 family transposase → MVNLNVFSQILSLIDRELFKVLVAKHKSDKHCKGINSWTHLASMLFCHFSSADSVRDISNGLRSTTGNLNHLGVGRAPSKSNISYINKHRTHELFKDLYFSLLDKLWQKDTHLRKDLTQLKRKVYLMDASIIPLCLSVFDWAKFRSTKGAVKLHTVLDYDGCLPVFMQITDGKVHESQRAGSYSFSKGSVVVVDRGYVDYNWLGDLDSRGCYFVTRSKTNMKYNVIKSYQSEALLEKGIIKDEIIELSGPSADRYNSKPLRLIHFWDSSTDNQYHFLTNNIQWKASLVANIYKQRWQIEIFFKHLKQRLKISSFVGTSENAVMIQIWTSLIGILLLKYLQKKAKYDWNLSNLVGFIRMNIFVKINIWQWIDDPFIRPPVKGKNGQLQIFSD